One Rosa chinensis cultivar Old Blush chromosome 5, RchiOBHm-V2, whole genome shotgun sequence genomic region harbors:
- the LOC112164501 gene encoding putative serine/threonine-protein kinase isoform X1, with translation MSCKCFGAASVVERRRSSSGQTNHGLDGDLPENVRGFSHNELKLATNNFHASNKIGQGGFGIVYKGTLKNGRQVAVKTLSARSKQGVREFLNEINTISNVQHPNLVELIGCCVQGADRILVYEYVENNSLDRALLGARNKTIKLDWEKRKAICLGIARGLTFLHEELQPHIVHRDIKASNILLDRDLNAKIGDFGLAKLFPDNITHISTRIAGTTGYLAPEYALGGQLTLRADVYSFGILILEIVGGRSSAKENWGGTEKFLLEWAWQLHEEGRLLELVDPELVDYPEEEVLRYMKVAFFCTQAASSRRPLMSQVLDMLSRNIRLNEKQLTAPGFFNKSGGLAGPSSSKKYGTDSTTNQLSSVPDTITQVTPR, from the exons ATGAGTTGCAAATGCTTTGGTGCTGCTTCAGTTGTGGAGAGGAGAAGGAGTAGTTCAGGTCAGACTAACCATGGTCTGGATG GTGATTTGCCGGAAAATGTTAGAGGCTTCTCCCATAATGAATTGAAATTGGCGACCAATAATTTTCATGCGAGCAATAAGATAGGGCAAGGAGGTTTTGGAATTGTGTACAAG GGAACCCTAAAAAATGGAAGGCAAGTTGCTGTGAAGACACTTTCTGCTAGGTCGAAGCAGGGAGTCCGTGAATTCTTAAATGAGATTAACACTATATCAAATGTCCAGCATCCAAACCTTGTTGAGTTGATTGGGTGCTGTGTTCAAGGAGCTGACCGGATTCTGGTCTATGAATATGTTGAGAATAACAGCCTTGATCGTGCATTATTAG GTGCAAGGAATAAAACCATCAAACTGGattgggaaaaaagaaaagccaTTTGCTTGGGAATTGCTAGGGGTCTAACATTTCTTCATGAAGAACTGCAGCCCCATATTGTCCACAGAGATATCAAAGCTAGTAATATACTCCTTGACAGAGATTTAAATGCAAAAATTGGAGACTTTGGGCTGGCTAAACTTTTCCCAGATAACATCACTCATATTAGCACCAGGATTGCAGGAACAAC AGGTTATTTGGCACCAGAATATGCATTGGGGGGTCAGTTAACCCTGAGGGCCGATGTTTATAGTTTCGGCATTCTCATACTTGAAATAGTTGGTGGCAGAAGCAGTGCCAAGGAAAACTGGGGTGGGACAGAAAAGTTTCTCCTTGAATGG GCATGGCAACTCCACGAAGAAGGGAGACTATTGGAGCTAGTTGACCCGGAGCTGGTGGACTATCCTGAGGAAGAAGTCCTTAGATACATGAAGGTGGCCTTTTTCTGCACTCAAGCCGCATCAAGCCGAAGACCACTGATGAGCCAGGTTCTTGACATGCTCTCAAGAAATATCAGGCTGAATGAGAAGCAACTTACAGCTCCGGGTTTCTTCAACAAATCAGGGGGGCTCGCAGGACCCTCTTCGAGTAAAAAATATGGTACCGATTCAACTACCAACCAGTTGAGTTCTGTCCCCGACACAATAACTCAAGTAACGCCACGGTGA
- the LOC112164501 gene encoding putative serine/threonine-protein kinase isoform X2 has product MSCKCFGAASVVERRRSSSGDLPENVRGFSHNELKLATNNFHASNKIGQGGFGIVYKGTLKNGRQVAVKTLSARSKQGVREFLNEINTISNVQHPNLVELIGCCVQGADRILVYEYVENNSLDRALLGARNKTIKLDWEKRKAICLGIARGLTFLHEELQPHIVHRDIKASNILLDRDLNAKIGDFGLAKLFPDNITHISTRIAGTTGYLAPEYALGGQLTLRADVYSFGILILEIVGGRSSAKENWGGTEKFLLEWAWQLHEEGRLLELVDPELVDYPEEEVLRYMKVAFFCTQAASSRRPLMSQVLDMLSRNIRLNEKQLTAPGFFNKSGGLAGPSSSKKYGTDSTTNQLSSVPDTITQVTPR; this is encoded by the exons ATGAGTTGCAAATGCTTTGGTGCTGCTTCAGTTGTGGAGAGGAGAAGGAGTAGTTCAG GTGATTTGCCGGAAAATGTTAGAGGCTTCTCCCATAATGAATTGAAATTGGCGACCAATAATTTTCATGCGAGCAATAAGATAGGGCAAGGAGGTTTTGGAATTGTGTACAAG GGAACCCTAAAAAATGGAAGGCAAGTTGCTGTGAAGACACTTTCTGCTAGGTCGAAGCAGGGAGTCCGTGAATTCTTAAATGAGATTAACACTATATCAAATGTCCAGCATCCAAACCTTGTTGAGTTGATTGGGTGCTGTGTTCAAGGAGCTGACCGGATTCTGGTCTATGAATATGTTGAGAATAACAGCCTTGATCGTGCATTATTAG GTGCAAGGAATAAAACCATCAAACTGGattgggaaaaaagaaaagccaTTTGCTTGGGAATTGCTAGGGGTCTAACATTTCTTCATGAAGAACTGCAGCCCCATATTGTCCACAGAGATATCAAAGCTAGTAATATACTCCTTGACAGAGATTTAAATGCAAAAATTGGAGACTTTGGGCTGGCTAAACTTTTCCCAGATAACATCACTCATATTAGCACCAGGATTGCAGGAACAAC AGGTTATTTGGCACCAGAATATGCATTGGGGGGTCAGTTAACCCTGAGGGCCGATGTTTATAGTTTCGGCATTCTCATACTTGAAATAGTTGGTGGCAGAAGCAGTGCCAAGGAAAACTGGGGTGGGACAGAAAAGTTTCTCCTTGAATGG GCATGGCAACTCCACGAAGAAGGGAGACTATTGGAGCTAGTTGACCCGGAGCTGGTGGACTATCCTGAGGAAGAAGTCCTTAGATACATGAAGGTGGCCTTTTTCTGCACTCAAGCCGCATCAAGCCGAAGACCACTGATGAGCCAGGTTCTTGACATGCTCTCAAGAAATATCAGGCTGAATGAGAAGCAACTTACAGCTCCGGGTTTCTTCAACAAATCAGGGGGGCTCGCAGGACCCTCTTCGAGTAAAAAATATGGTACCGATTCAACTACCAACCAGTTGAGTTCTGTCCCCGACACAATAACTCAAGTAACGCCACGGTGA